A genomic window from Silene latifolia isolate original U9 population chromosome Y, ASM4854445v1, whole genome shotgun sequence includes:
- the LOC141630106 gene encoding protein FAR1-RELATED SEQUENCE 3-like — MVVTPVPMPPLSLFNVGPGIDTFSLLNLARNVREFHRASCNSVKVNWIAFPTPRYLQTSVVETIDRVGKGMDLLPIATLMQFKNFQRNVKCLLNGKDGHMFISRLETLLETKGLVFAYETDADSALARIFWTNADSIRCYALFGDVISFDPTYGTNKYNMKFAPFTGIDNHKKSITFGCVLLEHEDNDSFIWAFQQFLKAMSGKEPNYIISDQDARIINTVPEDNTLTIDNVDFVTCSRVQKRKTSLLHSEDLEPREFEENWAKIISEFSLEGNKWLTRKFAERDQRIPAYFRNVPMGNILKTTQRS, encoded by the exons atggtagtaacccctgtcccAATGCCTCCACTTTCTTTGTTCAACGTCGGACCTGGTAtagacactttctctttgttgaatcttgcaaggaatgtccgaGAGTTTCATCGGGCttcgtgtaactcggtaaaggtcaacTGGATTGCTTTTCCAACTCCTCGCTACTTGCAAACTTCTGTGGTTGAAACTATTGATcgggttggcaaaggaatggatcttTTGCCGATTG CTACCCTTATGCAGTTCAAGAATTTCCAAAGGAATGTAAAGTGTCTACTTAATGGCAAGGATGGACATATGTTCATCTCTCGTTTAGAAACCCTCCTCGAGACAAAAGGGTTGGTATTTGCATATGAAACAGATGCTGACAGTGCTTTGGCAAGAATTTTTTGGACAAATGCGGATTCCATCAGATGTTACGCATTATTTGGTGATGTTATTTCGTTCGATCCAACCTATGGAACGaacaaatataacatgaaattCGCGCCTTTCACTGGGATTGACAATCACAAAAAGTCAATAACATTTGGATGCGTGCTTTTAGAGCATGAAGACAATGACTCATTTATTTGGGCATTTCAGCAGTTTCTGAAAGCAATGAGTGGCAAAGAACCCAATTACATCATCAGTGACCAAGATGCCAGAATAATAAATACAGTTCCAG AAGATAATACTCTGACAATAGATAATGTGGATTTTGTGACTTGCAGCCGTGTTCAAAAAAGAAAGACATCGCTTTTGCAT AGCGAGGACTTGGAGCCTAGGGAATTTGAAGAGAATTGGGCTAAGATCATTAGCGAGTTCTCGTTAGAAGGAAATAAATGGTTGACTCGCAAGTTTGCGGAACGAGATCAGCGGATACCTgcttatttcaggaatgtgcCGATGGGCAACATTTTAAAAACCACACAAAGATCATAG
- the LOC141630105 gene encoding uncharacterized protein LOC141630105 — translation MDQQRHNLKLLEAQSHNSMPETLFGSNWEAHAVKVYTHEVLFDFQEEVKFSVNACSVCGYTPPDLVTNFEVSIVEDVNKRKRYAIEYNRRTMDVRCACKLFERKGILCNHIIWLCSAKFKEIPEKYILRRWSKNALRNPIYDLNGNLLENYDLTGNSKFGMSRVWSEIYATVGMLKRKEEESHMRDFAKLIKEFREKLEQNPKPLTKEQELEVLLNCKAPKEIKILPSKVSRNKGSGKRMVSNKNKAIMKAKKPKRLCAKCKRMSHHDKRNCPNEFAEHPPKNQGDTSEEEEEGEEVENER, via the exons ATGGACCAACAAAGGCACAATCTAAAGCTTCTTGAAGCACAGAGCCACAACTCAATGCCTGAAACCCTATTCGGGTCAAACTGGGAGGCCCATGCAGTGAAGGTCTATACACATGAAGTGCTCTTCGACTTCCAAGAGGAGGTTAAATTTTCGGTAAATGCGTGTAGTGTTTGTGGATACACCCCACCAGATCTAGTAACTAACTTTGAAGTTTCAATTGTTGAGGACGTAAACAAGCGAAAGAGATATGCaattgagtacaataggagaacaATGGATGTCCGTTGTGCATGTAAATTGTTTGAAAGGAAAGGTATTTTATGCAACCACATCATTTGGCTTTGCTCGGCAAAGTTTAAGGAAATACCTGAGAAATACATTTTGCGTAGGTGGAGTAAGAATGCACTCAGAAACCCGATTTATGATTTGAATGGAAATTTGCTGGAAAACTATGATCTTACTGGTAATAGTAAATTTGGAATGTCTCGGGTGTGGTCTGAGATTTACGCAACTGTTGGTAtgctcaaaagaaaagaagaagagtcaCATATGAGAGATTTTGCCAAGCTAATTAAAGAATTTCGAGAGAAGTTGGAGCAAAACCCAAAGCCTTTGACCAAAGAACAAGAATTAGAGGTCCTTCTCAACTGCAAGGCTCCAAAAGAAATTAAGATCTTACCATCTAAAGTCTCTAGAAACAAAGGTAGTGGTAAAAGGATGGTGAGCAACAAAAATAAGGCAATTATGAAGGCAAAAAAACCGaaaaggttgtgtgctaagtGTAAACGCATGTCACACCATGATAAAAGAAATTGTCCAAATGAGTTTGCAGAGCATCCTCCTAAGAATCAA GGAGACAcatcggaagaagaggaagaaggggAAGAAGTCGAGAATGAGAGATGA